The Micromonospora sp. Llam0 genome contains a region encoding:
- a CDS encoding class I adenylate-forming enzyme family protein, with the protein MPATEPGTPPQAYPRQILDLLAAAADRTVFEHGAREVTGAELLDAVGRISTGLRAAGIGPGDGVAMTLGVSPEAFAAMIAAQVVGARVCGVRGGLTPKQLRHVLTGGGTATTPANRAVVVDRSTATDELRGAADELDLLAVGDLLAGPPSATALDCAGRPADAGRIVYTSGSTGDPKGCVETYAGLGAGWAAYPDRWPAAIRDLATKLDRFLVFGSLSSQVMMEYTVLTLAAGGTAVIAEPTGGPEPFLPSAITRLRATASVAAVPRLHQLVTGQRTDPVDLGSLRALLVSGSPLEPGRLAQAEAVLGPIVYNGYGQTEAGLISILTPAETAGAPARLASVGRPAEMVQTQIRDGSGNPVPDGGEGELFVRSPGQAAGYWGDPAETADVFIDGWVRTRDLARFDADGYLYLLGRIRDVIIVHADVRYAGPIERVLASHPGVAEAYVVGMPDEQSGEAVHAFVVPTTAERPDPTELGELVADRLGQASRPRTVTFIDVVPVGPSGKPDKRQLRPAGD; encoded by the coding sequence ATGCCAGCAACTGAGCCGGGCACCCCGCCCCAGGCGTACCCGCGGCAGATCCTGGACCTGCTGGCAGCCGCCGCCGACCGGACGGTGTTCGAGCACGGCGCGCGCGAGGTCACCGGCGCCGAGCTGCTGGACGCCGTCGGGCGGATCAGCACCGGTCTGCGGGCGGCGGGAATCGGGCCGGGCGACGGGGTGGCGATGACGCTCGGCGTCTCGCCGGAGGCATTCGCCGCCATGATCGCCGCCCAGGTGGTCGGCGCCCGGGTCTGCGGGGTGCGCGGCGGTCTGACCCCCAAGCAGTTGCGTCACGTCCTCACCGGTGGCGGTACCGCTACCACGCCGGCCAACCGGGCGGTGGTGGTCGACCGGTCGACGGCGACCGACGAGCTGCGGGGCGCAGCCGACGAACTCGACCTGCTCGCCGTCGGCGACCTGCTCGCCGGGCCGCCGTCGGCGACCGCACTGGACTGCGCCGGTCGTCCGGCGGACGCCGGGCGGATCGTCTACACCAGTGGCAGCACCGGCGACCCGAAAGGCTGCGTCGAGACGTACGCCGGGCTCGGCGCGGGATGGGCGGCGTACCCCGACCGGTGGCCGGCGGCGATCCGCGACCTGGCCACGAAGCTGGACCGCTTCCTGGTCTTCGGATCGCTGAGCAGCCAGGTGATGATGGAGTACACCGTGCTGACCCTGGCCGCCGGTGGTACCGCCGTGATCGCCGAACCCACCGGCGGGCCGGAGCCGTTCCTGCCTTCGGCGATCACCCGGCTGCGGGCGACCGCCAGCGTGGCCGCCGTGCCCCGACTGCACCAGCTGGTCACCGGCCAGCGCACCGACCCGGTCGACCTCGGTTCGTTGCGTGCCCTGCTGGTCTCCGGGTCACCGCTGGAGCCCGGCCGGCTGGCGCAGGCCGAGGCGGTGCTGGGGCCGATCGTCTACAACGGGTACGGCCAGACCGAAGCGGGCCTGATCTCGATTCTGACCCCGGCCGAGACGGCCGGGGCACCGGCCCGGCTGGCCAGCGTCGGCCGGCCCGCCGAGATGGTGCAGACGCAGATCCGGGACGGTTCCGGCAACCCGGTGCCGGACGGAGGTGAGGGCGAGCTGTTCGTCCGTAGCCCCGGCCAGGCCGCCGGCTACTGGGGCGACCCGGCCGAGACGGCGGACGTGTTCATCGACGGCTGGGTACGGACCCGCGATCTCGCCCGCTTCGACGCCGACGGCTACCTGTACCTGCTCGGCCGGATCCGGGACGTGATCATCGTGCACGCCGACGTCCGGTACGCCGGCCCGATCGAGCGGGTCCTGGCCAGCCATCCCGGCGTGGCCGAGGCGTACGTGGTCGGGATGCCCGACGAGCAGAGCGGGGAGGCCGTGCACGCCTTCGTCGTGCCGACCACCGCCGAGCGGCCGGACCCGACCGAGCTGGGTGAGCTGGTGGCCGACCGGCTCGGCCAGGCCAGCCGGCCCCGTACCGTCACCTTCATCGACGTGGTGCCGGTCGGGCCGAGCGGCAAGCCGGACAAGCGGCAGCTCCGGCCGGCCGGCGACTGA
- a CDS encoding pilus assembly protein TadG-related protein has product MSRQRPGVDRQQPGGTRDAYGHRDAGRVSVFLAVAFLAVATVLGITVDAAGKYRTKQRADNLAAEAARTGGQQIDIGLAVSGEGQFIDVPAATAAVDHYFDDLPGVTGYTVEVAADQQQLTVTVDMTYETTMLSLFGFPSGIPVTGQATAVLRTDP; this is encoded by the coding sequence ATGAGCCGCCAGCGGCCGGGCGTCGACCGCCAGCAGCCTGGTGGAACCCGCGACGCGTACGGTCACCGCGACGCGGGGCGGGTCAGCGTCTTCCTCGCCGTGGCCTTCCTCGCCGTGGCCACCGTCCTCGGCATCACCGTGGACGCCGCCGGTAAGTACCGCACCAAGCAACGGGCGGACAACCTGGCCGCCGAGGCGGCCCGTACCGGCGGGCAGCAGATCGACATCGGTCTGGCGGTCAGCGGGGAGGGCCAGTTCATCGACGTCCCGGCGGCCACCGCCGCGGTCGACCACTACTTCGACGACCTGCCCGGGGTGACCGGGTACACGGTCGAGGTCGCTGCGGATCAGCAGCAGCTGACGGTGACCGTCGACATGACCTACGAGACCACCATGCTCAGCCTCTTCGGTTTCCCGTCGGGGATCCCGGTGACCGGGCAGGCCACCGCCGTGCTCCGGACCGACCCGTAG
- a CDS encoding LysM peptidoglycan-binding domain-containing protein codes for MRATRVSPVRRLGQVLTGLSALIILLILLVGAPVALLAFAGNPLPDHLPGVDEIGTALTSRDDGQLFIRALAVAGWLGWATFLLSVLVEVPARLRRRPAPKLPGMGRQQRVAAALVGSISLILVAGPAAAYAAPGPVEATSAAVVGTGFGSAPELAAPAGQHSTPNQLVGVTGRSAAPAPAAVGSPAPLVSPAALHTLAAAPTGPGADGTAPTDQPDEAAEPAVYRVAKGDYLGHIADRYLGGFSDYQELADLNEIGDPDRIRAGQLLRLPAEATDTGVRPHATGTVVTPAVTPTPSQPTPEQPAAPQTPPPVDVPSDADRPAWQVDNDATGNLGGGVSAGRPGPEQNLNRPLAVTAVITAASIVGAQIGTMLGLKRRTAGTSGETGRHRRDQG; via the coding sequence ATGCGCGCGACCCGCGTTTCCCCCGTCCGGCGGCTCGGGCAGGTCCTCACCGGCCTGAGTGCGCTGATCATCCTGTTGATCCTGCTCGTCGGCGCGCCGGTCGCGCTGCTCGCGTTCGCCGGCAACCCGCTGCCCGACCACCTGCCCGGCGTCGACGAGATCGGCACCGCGCTGACCAGCCGCGACGACGGGCAGCTGTTCATCCGGGCGTTGGCGGTCGCCGGCTGGTTGGGTTGGGCGACGTTCCTGCTGTCGGTGCTGGTGGAGGTGCCGGCCCGACTGCGGCGGCGGCCGGCACCGAAACTGCCCGGCATGGGCCGGCAGCAGCGGGTTGCCGCCGCGCTGGTCGGATCGATCTCGCTGATCCTGGTGGCCGGTCCGGCGGCGGCGTACGCCGCACCGGGGCCGGTCGAGGCGACCTCGGCGGCGGTGGTGGGCACCGGGTTCGGCAGCGCCCCTGAGCTTGCCGCGCCCGCCGGCCAGCACTCGACGCCGAACCAGCTCGTCGGTGTCACCGGGCGGTCCGCCGCGCCGGCGCCGGCCGCCGTGGGCTCCCCTGCCCCGCTGGTCTCGCCGGCCGCGTTGCACACGCTCGCGGCGGCCCCCACCGGCCCGGGCGCCGACGGCACCGCGCCGACGGACCAGCCGGACGAGGCGGCGGAGCCGGCCGTGTACCGGGTCGCCAAGGGCGACTACCTCGGCCACATCGCCGACCGCTATCTCGGCGGGTTCAGTGACTACCAGGAGCTGGCCGACCTCAACGAGATCGGCGACCCGGACCGGATCCGGGCCGGACAGCTGCTGCGGTTGCCTGCCGAGGCGACGGACACCGGCGTCCGGCCGCACGCCACCGGCACAGTCGTCACCCCGGCGGTGACGCCCACCCCGTCGCAGCCGACGCCGGAGCAGCCGGCGGCTCCGCAGACCCCGCCGCCGGTCGACGTACCGTCGGACGCTGACCGCCCCGCCTGGCAGGTGGACAACGACGCCACCGGCAACCTCGGCGGCGGCGTCTCCGCCGGCCGGCCCGGGCCGGAGCAGAACCTGAACCGCCCCCTCGCGGTGACTGCGGTGATCACCGCGGCGAGCATCGTCGGCGCGCAGATCGGCACCATGCTCGGGCTGAAGCGGCGTACCGCCGGAACGTCCGGCGAGACCGGCCGGCACCGCCGCGACCAGGGCTGA
- a CDS encoding type II secretion system F family protein, with the protein MLNWQLTVAVVSGALVGLGLFLLLRETSPATPALGPALRRLHHTQGRPGVVAADGDLAWMTGVVRWLRPPHKELALLGRTPEQYALSLLLSALIGLVAPPVLGMALGVVGIDLPVAVPVAAGLVLAAAAALIAHQDVLSKARQARREFSRAVCTYLDLVALQLSAAHGPVQALERAAKVCDGWVFERIREALRLAQLQMHSPWDELRDLSDQIGVPELGDVGSIMQSSGTEGAQVHETLRSRADSLRDQIRTDNLARAEAVTGRLDIPGAFLVFVLIGFVLYPFLARI; encoded by the coding sequence ATCCTGAACTGGCAGTTGACCGTCGCGGTGGTCAGTGGGGCGCTGGTCGGGCTCGGGTTGTTCCTGTTGCTGCGGGAGACCAGCCCGGCCACGCCGGCGCTCGGGCCGGCGCTGCGCCGACTGCACCACACCCAGGGCCGGCCGGGTGTGGTCGCCGCCGACGGCGATCTGGCCTGGATGACCGGTGTGGTCCGGTGGCTGCGGCCACCGCACAAGGAGCTCGCCCTGCTCGGGCGGACCCCGGAGCAGTACGCCCTGTCGCTGCTGCTGTCGGCGTTGATCGGGCTGGTCGCGCCGCCGGTGCTGGGCATGGCGCTCGGCGTGGTCGGCATCGACCTGCCGGTCGCCGTACCGGTGGCCGCCGGCCTGGTGCTGGCGGCGGCGGCCGCGCTGATCGCTCACCAGGACGTGCTGAGCAAGGCCCGGCAGGCCCGGCGGGAGTTCAGCCGGGCGGTCTGCACCTATCTGGACCTCGTCGCGTTGCAGCTGTCCGCGGCGCACGGGCCGGTGCAGGCGCTGGAACGGGCGGCGAAGGTGTGCGACGGCTGGGTCTTCGAACGGATCCGGGAGGCGCTGCGGCTGGCCCAGCTGCAGATGCATTCGCCCTGGGACGAGTTGCGGGACCTGTCCGACCAGATCGGCGTGCCGGAGCTCGGTGACGTCGGGTCGATCATGCAGTCGTCGGGCACCGAAGGCGCCCAGGTGCACGAGACGTTGCGCAGCCGCGCCGACTCGTTGCGCGACCAGATCAGGACCGACAACCTGGCCCGGGCGGAGGCGGTCACCGGCCGGCTCGACATCCCGGGCGCCTTCCTGGTCTTTGTCCTGATCGGATTCGTCCTCTATCCCTTCCTGGCCCGGATCTGA
- a CDS encoding TadE/TadG family type IV pilus assembly protein: protein MRRRHAGSDRGRDRGSVSVEVAILTPAFLLLVVVAWVTGRTVLARNALDAAAHDAARAASISRSVTEAQTNAEYAAQQRLDWEGIACAGEPTADFAPNGVDTLTKAFATAPGSTTALIHVRVSCTVQFGDLGLPWVAQDRLLRADFRSPLDRYRGRE from the coding sequence GTGCGGCGACGCCATGCGGGCTCCGACCGGGGCCGTGACCGGGGCTCCGTCTCGGTGGAGGTGGCCATCCTCACCCCGGCGTTCCTGCTGCTGGTCGTCGTCGCCTGGGTGACCGGGCGGACGGTGCTGGCCCGCAACGCCCTGGACGCGGCGGCGCACGACGCCGCCCGCGCCGCCTCCATCTCCCGGTCCGTAACCGAGGCGCAGACCAACGCCGAGTACGCCGCGCAGCAGCGCCTCGACTGGGAGGGCATTGCCTGCGCTGGGGAGCCGACCGCCGACTTCGCCCCGAACGGGGTGGACACCCTGACCAAGGCGTTCGCCACCGCGCCCGGCAGCACCACCGCGCTGATTCACGTACGGGTCAGCTGCACCGTCCAGTTCGGTGATCTGGGGCTGCCCTGGGTGGCGCAGGACCGGCTGCTCCGCGCCGATTTCCGATCCCCACTGGACCGCTACCGGGGGCGGGAATGA
- a CDS encoding TadE/TadG family type IV pilus assembly protein encodes MRRLLAGRAGRTTPTPVVRPAPTPVVQHARDRGAAPVELAILLPAILLLLFASIQVAALFLARTVALSAAQQAVTAERGYDALGSGNADTGVGAQRAAAFLADAGDWLDPDPLPEPSVDPDGRYVSYTVSGKALSLVPGVTFTVSETANGEIERFEQVAGG; translated from the coding sequence ATGCGTCGACTGCTGGCCGGCCGGGCGGGCCGGACCACCCCCACCCCGGTGGTCCGGCCCGCCCCCACCCCGGTGGTCCAGCATGCCCGGGACCGGGGCGCGGCCCCGGTCGAGTTGGCCATCCTGCTGCCGGCGATCCTGCTGCTGCTGTTCGCGTCGATCCAGGTCGCCGCGCTGTTCCTGGCCCGTACCGTGGCGTTGAGCGCCGCCCAGCAGGCGGTCACCGCCGAACGCGGCTACGACGCGTTGGGCAGCGGCAACGCCGACACCGGGGTGGGTGCGCAGCGCGCCGCCGCGTTCCTCGCCGACGCCGGCGACTGGCTCGACCCGGACCCGCTGCCGGAGCCGTCGGTCGACCCGGACGGGCGGTACGTGTCGTACACCGTCAGCGGTAAGGCACTGTCGCTGGTGCCGGGCGTGACGTTCACCGTCAGCGAGACCGCGAACGGCGAGATCGAGCGGTTCGAGCAGGTCGCGGGAGGCTGA